A section of the Rattus norvegicus strain BN/NHsdMcwi chromosome 15, GRCr8, whole genome shotgun sequence genome encodes:
- the Akap11 gene encoding A-kinase anchor protein 11 isoform X5 — protein MAAFQPFRNSHTKTKASVRKSFSEDVFQSVKSLLQSEKELCSVSGGECLNQDEHAQLTEITFLGFNEETDAAHMKDLAAVSLELPDLLNSLHFCSLSENEIICMKDTNKSSDVSSSPLNQSHHSGMLCVMRVSPTLPGLRIDFIFSLLSKYAAGIRHTLDTHLHEKLHLETTDEDDDDTNQSVSSIEDDFVTAFEQLEEEENAKLCNDEMNIATLRSRCDAASQTTSGHHLESHDLKVLVSYGSQKSLAKPSPSVNVLGRKEASVKTSVTTSISEPWTQRSLYRSPSASDKGKDTQETFFPPSPVHSSESECSSPSPVIFLDEEGYQKSLKAKLELPEIPVTKDDIEDSDSEVSEFFDSFDQFDELEQTLETYLFMEDPVIGKSSQKIGHKYEKSCMNPQKFKFERPALPANVRKPTPRKPESPYAHLCGAPDSPRPVVASEDSGLFSPIRTSAFSPPGSCPPAECLCQTDTSENRNHEKYCTYEDYANNLSCEVLGSVLHTQHANTMSDINSIKRGRNNPVTYKHGDSDQKNKCKKSSVITDSVQKFAADLVGKSFGSAFKDLQKGVSSCTNALCHLAVKLTSSIFQMAFNELRRQCAFSLKERAIGSLASLLVSEALSNALKDLQYVKKQMFTNTVARFAADLAEELVFEGIMEVCQFSCPQTPASSQCQSFDFEDKVVKSYAKDLSESVIQEAFIELSQTDVTFTAKAAVNVSMGSVKSVNAENAVPPAQTLTFSSSFSSQAVMMTKPMQEHKKEYTVQQALFCTSGIVTSIPVPLAGSALLPYHVSSTLYQSKSLSSSEHNKANGGSPQEHIAMESSAEEVDCFKNTCLPSELSPCSQNDFKPTNGDIDMQSPSKLMSGSMIISNFSTAMVHTIVNETLESMTSFKATKPVDTNADYLTKTIKGKACSFSLCDQAAPQQNKASSKDMFAEHLSKSIIKHSLDKSKSVLPNIDKKPVSKEHMLVLGEESQLTLGETPKFLDFSDNSPQYCVPECKDSVGFGFSLEALPPCSMMTSQKSDLKGVMKDKVVTRHNLTNTALEPLSFGQESSFRPSQTLSSAVLTCVDSLHVEDKQKIRDRNVIPDTPPSTPLVPSQTSSEWDIKKLTKQLKGELAKEFAPATPPSTPHNSSVGSLSENEQTTIEKEEFMLKLMRSLSEEVESSEGEEHPEMDVKSEHSGKKGQFADALATHIISLATEVAASHLDHEITQEFKVQNSHLTVPSQRSMLPALSHLDESIQTCSFASDMAAGVIAEAEKVANTRSCMLFGHERTICHVEGDRGKAEEKLDVEDIAHPREVETCVLSLPSCMPGLTYKYPSCESVTDEYAGHVIQVLKQEGGNSELIMDQYASRLAYRSVKSGVREAAKTVKVKCSLKLFPMHTSHVKTNKELLFSSKEHHQEVDKKRQRKKYGSHPCKYQTCDRTQDPCRNELSELYRFSASLASSITRDVKKQLTAPKVDLPKSSTDCCLFEKSECVDNRENVTGPEVSKSCQPLQNHGLCQNTSSLSGYSCGESAHTVEQYARKVVGDTLELSLGPAVFLNSETTTSPDRITYAEKLSPLINEACRYCDLKESHGCIRNSAQLFSKQGPCASAKPSSHSKLSSIRQKSRIFHLDVPQIHVNLDKRAVLAEKIVAEAIEKAERELSNTSLAADSGIGQDGISFAESLTTEIMTTAMTNAGHAVSRAGR, from the exons GATCTAGCTGCAGTTTCACTAGAACTTCCAGATCTTCTGAATTCGCTCCATTTCTGCAGTCTAAGTGAAAATGAAATCATTTGTATGAAGGATACCAATAAATCTTCTGATGTAAGCAGTAGTCCTCTAAATCAG AGTCACCATTCAGGAATGCTTTGTGTCATGAGAGTGTCACCTACATTACCAGGACTCAGAATTGATTTCATCTTTAGTCTCCTAAGTAAATATGCTGCTGGCATAAGACACACCCTGGACACACACTTGCACGAGAAGCTCCACCTTGAGACCACTGATGAAGATGACGATGACACGAACCAGTCTGTGTCTTCCATAGAGGATGACTTTGTCACTGCTTTTGAGcagttggaggaggaagagaatgcaaAGCTGTGTAACGACG AAATGAATATTGCTACACTAAGGAGCCGGTGTGATGCTGCCTCTCAGACTACTTCAGGTCACCATTTAGAAAGCCATGATCTTAAAGTGCTGGTTAGTTATGGATCACAGAAGTCTTTGGCTAAGCCCTCACCTTCAGTAAATGTTCTGGGACGCAAAGAAGCTTCTGTGAAAACATCAGTTACAACATCGATTTCAGAGCCCTGGACTCAGAGGAGTCTCTACAGGTCACCCAGTGCCTCAGATAAAGGCAAGGACACACAGGAGacattctttcctccttctcctgtccACTCGTCAGAGTCTGAGTGCTCAAGCCCAAGTCCTGTGATTTTTTTGGATGAAGAGGGAtatcaaaaaagtttaaaagcgAAACTTGAGCTGCCTGAAATCCCTGTGACAAAAGATGATATAGAGGATTCAGACTCAGAAGTGAGTGAGTTTTTTGATAGCTTTGATCAGTTTGATGAACTAGAGCAAACTTTAGAGACTTACCTGTTCATGGAAGATCCTGTCATAGGGAAGTCATCACAGAAGATAGGGCACAAATATGAAAAGTCTTGTATGAATCCTCAGAAATTCAAGTTTGAGCGCCCAGCTCTTCCAGCTAATGTTAGAAAGCCAACACCTCGCAAACCTGAGTCTCCATATGCTCACCTGTGTGGTGCTCCAGATTCCCCTCGCCCAGTGGTGGCATCAGAGGACAGTGGCTTGTTTAGCCCTATTCGAACCTCTGCTTTTAGTCCCCCTGGAAGCTGTCCTCCTGCTGAATGCCTTTGCCAAACAGATACTAGTGAAAATAGGAATCATGAAAAGTACTGCACTTACGAAGATTATGCAAATAATCTTTCATGTGAAGTACTAGGCTCAGTTCTTCATactcaacatgcaaacacaatgTCAGATATTAATAGTATTAAAAGGGGAAGAAATAATCCTGTAACTTATAAGCATGGAGACTCTgatcaaaaaaataaatgtaaaaaatcttCAGTGATTACCGATAGCGTTCAGAAGTTTGCAGCAGATCTTGTGGGAAAAAGTTTTGGCAGTGCATTTAAAGACTTACAGAAAGGAGTTTCTTCATGTACCAATGCACTGTGCCACCTGGCTGTCAAATTGACATCATCCATATTTCAGATGGCATTTAATGAACTAAGAAGGCAGTGTGCATTTTCATTAAAGGAGCGAGCCATTGGTAGCCTGGCCAGTCTTTTGGTGAGCGAAGCCTTATCAAATGCCTTGAAAGACTTACAGTATGTGAAAAAGCAGATGTTTACAAACACAGTTGCTAGGTTTGCTGCAGACCTTGCTGAAGAGCTTGTTTTTGAAGGTATCATGGAAGTGTGTCAGTTTTCATGTCCTCAGACACCTGCATCTTCACAGTGTCAGTcatttgactttgaagacaaagtCGTGAAGTCATATGCCAAAGATTTGTCTGAATCTGTAATACAAGAAGCATTCATAGAGCTGTCACAGACGGACGTGACCTTCACAGCAAAGGCAGCAGTTAATGTTTCTATGGGTAGTGTCAAGTCCGTGAATGCAGAAAATGCAGTGCCACCTGCGCAGACCCTTACATTCTCCTCATCCTTTAGCAGTCAAGCAGTTATGATGACCAAACCAATGCAGGAGCATAAGAAGGAATACACGGTACAGCAGGCTTTGTTTTGTACCTCAGGAATTGTCACTTCCATACCAGTGCCCTTGGCAGGTAGTGCCCTTCTCCCATATCACGTGTCATCTACTTTGTACCAGTCCAAGTCTCTGTCATCGTCTGAGCATAATAAAGCAAATGGCGGTTCTCCCCAAGAGCACATTGCCATGGAAAGCAGTGCAGAGGAAGTGGATTGTTTTAAAAACACCTGTCTACCTTCAGAACTCAGTCCTTGCAGCCAGAATGACTTCAAACCAACTAATGGTGATATCGACATGCAGAGTCCTTCAAAATTAATGAGTGGCTCTATGATTATTAGCAACTTTTCCACAGCAATGGTACATACAATAGTAAATGAAACCTTAGAGTCCATGACATCCTTCAAAGCCACAAAACCTGTTGATACAAATGCAGATTATTTAACTAAAACAATAAAGGGAAAAGCCTGTTCTTTTTCCCTTTGCGACCAAGCAGCACCAcaacagaacaaagctagcagtAAGGACATGTTTGCTGAGCATTTATCAAAGTCTATTATTAAACATTCCCTGGATAAAAGCAAGTCAGTCCTTCCAAATATAGATAAAAAACCAGTTAGTAAGGAACACATGCTTGTTCTTGGAGAAGAATCACAGTTGACCTTGGGGGAAACTCCCAAATTCCTTGACTTTTCAGATAATTCACCTCAGTATTGTGTTCCAGAATGTAAAGATTCTGTGGGTTTTGGATTTTCTTTAGAGGCACTGCCACCTTGTTCAATGATGACAAGTCAGAAATCTGACTTGAAGGGAGTTATGAAGGATAAAGTGGTAACAAGACACAATCTGACTAATACTGCGCTTGAGCCCTTGTCTTTTGGACAGGAAAGCTCTTTCCGTCCCTCACAGACTTTATCATCTGCAGTGCTTACCTGTGTAGATAGTTTGCATGTGGAAGATAAGCAGAAAATCAGAGACAGAAATGTGATACCTGATACTCCCCCATCAACACCTTTAGTACCATCCCAGACTAGTTCTGAATGGGACATCAAAAAGTTAACCAAACAACTCAAAGGGGAGTTAGCCAAAGAATTTGCTCCCGCAACACCACCTTCGACACCTCACAACTCATCCGTTGGTAGTTTATCTGAGAATGAACAAACTACTATAGAAAAGGAAGAGTTCATGCTGAAACTCATGCGCTCTCTTTCTGAAGAAGTTGAGAGCAGTGAAGGTGAGGAGCACCCAGAAATGGATGTAAAGTCAGAGCATTCAGGGAAAAAAGGTCAGTTTGCAGACGCATTAGCTACACACATCATTTCTCTTGCAACTGAAGTGGCAGCCTCCCACTTAGATCATGAAATCACTCAAGAATTCAAGGTTCAAAACTCTCACTTAACTGTGCCAAGTCAAAGAAGCATGCTGCCTGCTCTAAGTCACTTAGATGAAAGCATACAGACGTGCAGTTTTGCAAGTGATATGGCAGCTGGTGTTATTGCAGAAGCCGAGAAAGTTGCAAACACTAGAAGTTGTATGCTTTTCGGGCATGAGAGGACCATTTGTCATGTTGAAGGTGATCGAGGTAAAGCAGAAGAGAAGCTGGATGTGGAGGATATTGCACATCCAAGAGAAGTAGAAACGTGTGTTCTTTCATTACCAAGTTGCATGCCAGGTCTGACATACAAGTATCCCAGCTGTGAAAGTGTGACTGATGAATATGCTGGGCACGTTATTCAAGTGCTGAAACAGGAAGGTGGCAACAGTGAGCTAATCATGGATCAGTATGCCAGTAGATTGGCCTACCGTTCTGTCAAGTCAGGAGTACGAGAAGCAGCTAAGACAGTAAAAGTGAAGTGCAGTTTGAAACTCTTCCCTATGCACACCTCTCAtgtgaaaacaaacaaggaactGTTGTTCTCAAGTAAAGAGCATCACCAAGAAGTagataaaaaaagacaaagaaaaaaatatggcaGCCATCCTTGCAAATACCAGACATGTGACAGGACACAGGATCCATGTAGAAACGAACTTTCTGAACTGTACAGGTTTTCAGCCTCTCTTGCTAGCAGCATAACAAGAGATGTAAAGAAACAGCTGACAGCACCTAAAGTTGACTTGCCAAAATCCTCAACAGACTGTTGTCTTTTTGAAAAATCTGAATGTGTTGACAACAGAGAGAATGTTACTGGACCAGAAGTTTCAAAGTCGTGTCAACCTTTACAAAACCATGGACTTTGCCAGAACACAAGCAGTTTAAGTGGGTATAGCTGTGGAGAGAGTGCTCACACTGTAGAACAGTATGCTAGGAAAGTAGTGGGTGACACTTTAGAGCTAAGCTTAGGACCTGCAGTTTTCCTTAATTCAGAGACCACAACATCACCAGATAGGATTACTTATGCAGAAAAATTGTCACCACTTATAAATGAAGCTTGCAGATACTGTGACCTTAAGGAATCCCATGGTTGTATCAGAAATTCTGCTCAGCTCTTTTCAAAGCAGGGTCCTTGTGCTAGTGCTAAGCCAAGTTCACATTCAAAACTTAGTAGCATCCGCCAGAAATCAAGAATTTTTCATCTTGATGTTCCTCAAATTCATGTTAATCTTGATAAGAGGGCGGTGCTTGCAGAGAAGATAG
- the Akap11 gene encoding A-kinase anchor protein 11 isoform X6, protein MAAFQPFRNSHTKTKASVRKSFSEDVFQSVKSLLQSEKELCSVSGGECLNQDEHAQLTEITFLGFNEETDAAHMKDLAAVSLELPDLLNSLHFCSLSENEIICMKDTNKSSDVSSSPLNQSHHSGMLCVMRVSPTLPGLRIDFIFSLLSKYAAGIRHTLDTHLHEKLHLETTDEDDDDTNQSVSSIEDDFVTAFEQLEEEENAKLCNDEMNIATLRSRCDAASQTTSGHHLESHDLKVLVSYGSQKSLAKPSPSVNVLGRKEASVKTSVTTSISEPWTQRSLYRSPSASDKGKDTQETFFPPSPVHSSESECSSPSPVIFLDEEGYQKSLKAKLELPEIPVTKDDIEDSDSEVSEFFDSFDQFDELEQTLETYLFMEDPVIGKSSQKIGHKYEKSCMNPQKFKFERPALPANVRKPTPRKPESPYAHLCGAPDSPRPVVASEDSGLFSPIRTSAFSPPGSCPPAECLCQTDTSENRNHEKYCTYEDYANNLSCEVLGSVLHTQHANTMSDINSIKRGRNNPVTYKHGDSDQKNKCKKSSVITDSVQKFAADLVGKSFGSAFKDLQKGVSSCTNALCHLAVKLTSSIFQMAFNELRRQCAFSLKERAIGSLASLLVSEALSNALKDLQYVKKQMFTNTVARFAADLAEELVFEGIMEVCQFSCPQTPASSQCQSFDFEDKVVKSYAKDLSESVIQEAFIELSQTDVTFTAKAAVNVSMGSVKSVNAENAVPPAQTLTFSSSFSSQAVMMTKPMQEHKKEYTVQQALFCTSGIVTSIPVPLAGSALLPYHVSSTLYQSKSLSSSEHNKANGGSPQEHIAMESSAEEVDCFKNTCLPSELSPCSQNDFKPTNGDIDMQSPSKLMSGSMIISNFSTAMVHTIVNETLESMTSFKATKPVDTNADYLTKTIKGKACSFSLCDQAAPQQNKASSKDMFAEHLSKSIIKHSLDKSKSVLPNIDKKPVSKEHMLVLGEESQLTLGETPKFLDFSDNSPQYCVPECKDSVGFGFSLEALPPCSMMTSQKSDLKGVMKDKVVTRHNLTNTALEPLSFGQESSFRPSQTLSSAVLTCVDSLHVEDKQKIRDRNVIPDTPPSTPLVPSQTSSEWDIKKLTKQLKGELAKEFAPATPPSTPHNSSVGSLSENEQTTIEKEEFMLKLMRSLSEEVESSEGEEHPEMDVKSEHSGKKGQFADALATHIISLATEVAASHLDHEITQEFKVQNSHLTVPSQRSMLPALSHLDESIQTCSFASDMAAGVIAEAEKVANTRSCMLFGHERTICHVEGDRGKAEEKLDVEDIAHPREVETCVLSLPSCMPGLTYKYPSCESVTDEYAGHVIQVLKQEGGNSELIMDQYASRLAYRSVKSGVREAAKTVKVKCSLKLFPMHTSHVKTNKELLFSSKEHHQEVDKKRQRKKYGSHPCKYQTCDRTQDPCRNELSELYRFSASLASSITRDVKKQLTAPKVDLPKSSTDCCLFEKSECVDNRENVTGPEVSKSCQPLQNHGLCQNTSSLSGYSCGESAHTVEQYARKVVGDTLELSLGPAVFLNSETTTSPDRITYAEKLSPLINEACRYCDLKESHGCIRNSAQLFSKQGPCASAKPSSHSKLSSIRQKSRIFHLDVPQIHVNLDKRAVLAEKIVAEAIEKAERELSNTSLAADSGIGQDGISFAESLTTEIMTTAMTNAGHAVSSSF, encoded by the exons GATCTAGCTGCAGTTTCACTAGAACTTCCAGATCTTCTGAATTCGCTCCATTTCTGCAGTCTAAGTGAAAATGAAATCATTTGTATGAAGGATACCAATAAATCTTCTGATGTAAGCAGTAGTCCTCTAAATCAG AGTCACCATTCAGGAATGCTTTGTGTCATGAGAGTGTCACCTACATTACCAGGACTCAGAATTGATTTCATCTTTAGTCTCCTAAGTAAATATGCTGCTGGCATAAGACACACCCTGGACACACACTTGCACGAGAAGCTCCACCTTGAGACCACTGATGAAGATGACGATGACACGAACCAGTCTGTGTCTTCCATAGAGGATGACTTTGTCACTGCTTTTGAGcagttggaggaggaagagaatgcaaAGCTGTGTAACGACG AAATGAATATTGCTACACTAAGGAGCCGGTGTGATGCTGCCTCTCAGACTACTTCAGGTCACCATTTAGAAAGCCATGATCTTAAAGTGCTGGTTAGTTATGGATCACAGAAGTCTTTGGCTAAGCCCTCACCTTCAGTAAATGTTCTGGGACGCAAAGAAGCTTCTGTGAAAACATCAGTTACAACATCGATTTCAGAGCCCTGGACTCAGAGGAGTCTCTACAGGTCACCCAGTGCCTCAGATAAAGGCAAGGACACACAGGAGacattctttcctccttctcctgtccACTCGTCAGAGTCTGAGTGCTCAAGCCCAAGTCCTGTGATTTTTTTGGATGAAGAGGGAtatcaaaaaagtttaaaagcgAAACTTGAGCTGCCTGAAATCCCTGTGACAAAAGATGATATAGAGGATTCAGACTCAGAAGTGAGTGAGTTTTTTGATAGCTTTGATCAGTTTGATGAACTAGAGCAAACTTTAGAGACTTACCTGTTCATGGAAGATCCTGTCATAGGGAAGTCATCACAGAAGATAGGGCACAAATATGAAAAGTCTTGTATGAATCCTCAGAAATTCAAGTTTGAGCGCCCAGCTCTTCCAGCTAATGTTAGAAAGCCAACACCTCGCAAACCTGAGTCTCCATATGCTCACCTGTGTGGTGCTCCAGATTCCCCTCGCCCAGTGGTGGCATCAGAGGACAGTGGCTTGTTTAGCCCTATTCGAACCTCTGCTTTTAGTCCCCCTGGAAGCTGTCCTCCTGCTGAATGCCTTTGCCAAACAGATACTAGTGAAAATAGGAATCATGAAAAGTACTGCACTTACGAAGATTATGCAAATAATCTTTCATGTGAAGTACTAGGCTCAGTTCTTCATactcaacatgcaaacacaatgTCAGATATTAATAGTATTAAAAGGGGAAGAAATAATCCTGTAACTTATAAGCATGGAGACTCTgatcaaaaaaataaatgtaaaaaatcttCAGTGATTACCGATAGCGTTCAGAAGTTTGCAGCAGATCTTGTGGGAAAAAGTTTTGGCAGTGCATTTAAAGACTTACAGAAAGGAGTTTCTTCATGTACCAATGCACTGTGCCACCTGGCTGTCAAATTGACATCATCCATATTTCAGATGGCATTTAATGAACTAAGAAGGCAGTGTGCATTTTCATTAAAGGAGCGAGCCATTGGTAGCCTGGCCAGTCTTTTGGTGAGCGAAGCCTTATCAAATGCCTTGAAAGACTTACAGTATGTGAAAAAGCAGATGTTTACAAACACAGTTGCTAGGTTTGCTGCAGACCTTGCTGAAGAGCTTGTTTTTGAAGGTATCATGGAAGTGTGTCAGTTTTCATGTCCTCAGACACCTGCATCTTCACAGTGTCAGTcatttgactttgaagacaaagtCGTGAAGTCATATGCCAAAGATTTGTCTGAATCTGTAATACAAGAAGCATTCATAGAGCTGTCACAGACGGACGTGACCTTCACAGCAAAGGCAGCAGTTAATGTTTCTATGGGTAGTGTCAAGTCCGTGAATGCAGAAAATGCAGTGCCACCTGCGCAGACCCTTACATTCTCCTCATCCTTTAGCAGTCAAGCAGTTATGATGACCAAACCAATGCAGGAGCATAAGAAGGAATACACGGTACAGCAGGCTTTGTTTTGTACCTCAGGAATTGTCACTTCCATACCAGTGCCCTTGGCAGGTAGTGCCCTTCTCCCATATCACGTGTCATCTACTTTGTACCAGTCCAAGTCTCTGTCATCGTCTGAGCATAATAAAGCAAATGGCGGTTCTCCCCAAGAGCACATTGCCATGGAAAGCAGTGCAGAGGAAGTGGATTGTTTTAAAAACACCTGTCTACCTTCAGAACTCAGTCCTTGCAGCCAGAATGACTTCAAACCAACTAATGGTGATATCGACATGCAGAGTCCTTCAAAATTAATGAGTGGCTCTATGATTATTAGCAACTTTTCCACAGCAATGGTACATACAATAGTAAATGAAACCTTAGAGTCCATGACATCCTTCAAAGCCACAAAACCTGTTGATACAAATGCAGATTATTTAACTAAAACAATAAAGGGAAAAGCCTGTTCTTTTTCCCTTTGCGACCAAGCAGCACCAcaacagaacaaagctagcagtAAGGACATGTTTGCTGAGCATTTATCAAAGTCTATTATTAAACATTCCCTGGATAAAAGCAAGTCAGTCCTTCCAAATATAGATAAAAAACCAGTTAGTAAGGAACACATGCTTGTTCTTGGAGAAGAATCACAGTTGACCTTGGGGGAAACTCCCAAATTCCTTGACTTTTCAGATAATTCACCTCAGTATTGTGTTCCAGAATGTAAAGATTCTGTGGGTTTTGGATTTTCTTTAGAGGCACTGCCACCTTGTTCAATGATGACAAGTCAGAAATCTGACTTGAAGGGAGTTATGAAGGATAAAGTGGTAACAAGACACAATCTGACTAATACTGCGCTTGAGCCCTTGTCTTTTGGACAGGAAAGCTCTTTCCGTCCCTCACAGACTTTATCATCTGCAGTGCTTACCTGTGTAGATAGTTTGCATGTGGAAGATAAGCAGAAAATCAGAGACAGAAATGTGATACCTGATACTCCCCCATCAACACCTTTAGTACCATCCCAGACTAGTTCTGAATGGGACATCAAAAAGTTAACCAAACAACTCAAAGGGGAGTTAGCCAAAGAATTTGCTCCCGCAACACCACCTTCGACACCTCACAACTCATCCGTTGGTAGTTTATCTGAGAATGAACAAACTACTATAGAAAAGGAAGAGTTCATGCTGAAACTCATGCGCTCTCTTTCTGAAGAAGTTGAGAGCAGTGAAGGTGAGGAGCACCCAGAAATGGATGTAAAGTCAGAGCATTCAGGGAAAAAAGGTCAGTTTGCAGACGCATTAGCTACACACATCATTTCTCTTGCAACTGAAGTGGCAGCCTCCCACTTAGATCATGAAATCACTCAAGAATTCAAGGTTCAAAACTCTCACTTAACTGTGCCAAGTCAAAGAAGCATGCTGCCTGCTCTAAGTCACTTAGATGAAAGCATACAGACGTGCAGTTTTGCAAGTGATATGGCAGCTGGTGTTATTGCAGAAGCCGAGAAAGTTGCAAACACTAGAAGTTGTATGCTTTTCGGGCATGAGAGGACCATTTGTCATGTTGAAGGTGATCGAGGTAAAGCAGAAGAGAAGCTGGATGTGGAGGATATTGCACATCCAAGAGAAGTAGAAACGTGTGTTCTTTCATTACCAAGTTGCATGCCAGGTCTGACATACAAGTATCCCAGCTGTGAAAGTGTGACTGATGAATATGCTGGGCACGTTATTCAAGTGCTGAAACAGGAAGGTGGCAACAGTGAGCTAATCATGGATCAGTATGCCAGTAGATTGGCCTACCGTTCTGTCAAGTCAGGAGTACGAGAAGCAGCTAAGACAGTAAAAGTGAAGTGCAGTTTGAAACTCTTCCCTATGCACACCTCTCAtgtgaaaacaaacaaggaactGTTGTTCTCAAGTAAAGAGCATCACCAAGAAGTagataaaaaaagacaaagaaaaaaatatggcaGCCATCCTTGCAAATACCAGACATGTGACAGGACACAGGATCCATGTAGAAACGAACTTTCTGAACTGTACAGGTTTTCAGCCTCTCTTGCTAGCAGCATAACAAGAGATGTAAAGAAACAGCTGACAGCACCTAAAGTTGACTTGCCAAAATCCTCAACAGACTGTTGTCTTTTTGAAAAATCTGAATGTGTTGACAACAGAGAGAATGTTACTGGACCAGAAGTTTCAAAGTCGTGTCAACCTTTACAAAACCATGGACTTTGCCAGAACACAAGCAGTTTAAGTGGGTATAGCTGTGGAGAGAGTGCTCACACTGTAGAACAGTATGCTAGGAAAGTAGTGGGTGACACTTTAGAGCTAAGCTTAGGACCTGCAGTTTTCCTTAATTCAGAGACCACAACATCACCAGATAGGATTACTTATGCAGAAAAATTGTCACCACTTATAAATGAAGCTTGCAGATACTGTGACCTTAAGGAATCCCATGGTTGTATCAGAAATTCTGCTCAGCTCTTTTCAAAGCAGGGTCCTTGTGCTAGTGCTAAGCCAAGTTCACATTCAAAACTTAGTAGCATCCGCCAGAAATCAAGAATTTTTCATCTTGATGTTCCTCAAATTCATGTTAATCTTGATAAGAGGGCGGTGCTTGCAGAGAAGATAG